GGCACCAGCTCGCGGGTGTGCAGGTCGACGACGTGGAACTCCTCCTCCACGCCGATCGTGGCCAGGTCCGCCGGGTCACCGTCGTCCAGCGACGCGACCGGGTTGGTGCGGGGCGTGGGCAGCGTCCGGCCATTGCCGGACCGGCCCATCGACCCGTCGAACGTCGGCACGTTCGTGGTGTTGTCGGCCATGGTCACCCCGGTTCGCGTGTCGGTGGTCTCGGCTGTCCGACGAGCGTTCCCAGGGTTGGTACCGGGGGTGTTTCCAGCGCGTTAAGGTGACGCGCCGTTCTGGCCGGGCTGCTCAGCGACGCGCAGCACGCTCCTGCCGGGTCGACGGGCATGGCGATGTCGGGGTATCCCGTCGATCCGGATACCCCGACATCAGTGAACACGTGTCGATCACGGCCTGGGAGCGGCCGGGATCACCTCATATTGGCGACCACGAACGGCGCGTGGCCGTGCAGGTAGTTGTTCCACCCCCCGGTGACCGGTGCGCCGGGGCTGAGCAGGTTGGTGGTGTCGGTGCCGACGTCGAGCTTCCACGCGGTCCAGGAGATGCCGTTGGTCTTCATCCAGTCGATCCAGGACTGCGCCTCCGGCAGGCAGGATCGGCCGTCCAGGCCACCGTCGGCGTGGCTGGCGCCCCACTCCGTCACGAACAGCGCCAGGCCGGCGCGGATCGCCGCATCGCCCTTGGCCCGCAGCGACGCGCCGTGCGTGCACGAGTAGAAGTGCAGCGTGTACATCAGGTTGGTGCCGGTGACCGGGCTGGCCGCCGCGACGTCCACGTCCTGCGACCAGGTCGGGGTGCCGAGCACGACGATGTTGTCCGGGTCGGCGGCGCGGATCGCGGAGACCACCGCCTGGTGGTACGGCTTGATGACGTTGGTCCAGCTCACCTGCAACGGCTCGTTGTAGGGCTCCCAGATGACGTTGGGCAGGTGACCGTAGCGGCGGGCCAGATCACCGAAGAACGCCACCGCCTGGGACTGGTTGTTCTGCGCCTCGTGGGCGTGCCAGTCGACGATCACGTACACACCGGCGGTGACCGCGTTGTTGATGATGGTCTCCACCTGTGCACGCGCCTTGGCCGGGTCACTGAGGTACGCGCCCGCCGGCTCCACGCCCATCGCCGCGCGGATCACCTGGAGATTCCAGTTGTCGCGCATCCAGGTCAGCGCGGAGAGGTTCTCGGCGTACGGGGCGGTCTCCCAGTTGAGCCACATGCTGCTGATGCCGCGCAGCTGCACCCGTGCGCCGGTCTTGTCGCACATCGTCGTGCCGCAGACCCGCAGCTGCCCGTACCGCTCGACCGGGGTGCCGGTGGTCGGTGGCGGGGTCGTGGGCGGTGGCGTCGTGGGCGGTGGGGTCGTGGGCGGTGGCGTCGTGGGGGGCGGCGTGGTCGGGGGTGGGCCACCGGCGCACGACGCGCCGTTCACCGTGCAGTTGACCGGGGTGCCGGAGCCGTTGACGAGGAAACCGAACGACGTCGAGGCGCCCGCGGCGAGGGTGCCGTTCCAGGACACGTTGGTGAAGGTGTAGCGGCTGCCGGAGGTCGACTGCTGCGCGTTCCACGACTGGCTGACGGTCGAGGAGGACGGCAGGTCGAACTCGACCCGCCAGCTCGTGATCTGTGCGGAGGTGTCGTTGGTGACGGTGATCTGCCCCTGGTAGCCGTTGCCCCAGTTGTTCGTCACGGAGAACACGGCGGTCGCCGCGCTGGCCGGGGTGGCGGTGATGGCCACCCCACCGGCCAGCAGGCCGGCGACGGCCAGGGTCGTGACAAGTCTCAGTGCGCGCATGCGGAACCCGCTTCGGATCGACGGTGGTGGTCTGAGGCGGGGCGGCGCCTTCGCGCACAATATCGATCAATGCCAATGCAGGCAAGGCGGGGGCACCAGGACCCGAGGCCGCTGAGCCCCCTCGGGTAGGTGCGGGTCGGCAGCGCTGGTCGTAGCGTGGGGCGCATGCGAACCACCACGCTGGGCAGCGCAGGTCCCGAGGTCGGCGTCATCGGCCTCGGGTGCATGGGCATGAGCCACGGATACGACATCAGCGGTCCCCGCGACGACGACACCTCGATCTCGGTCATCCACCAGGCGCTCGACCTGGGCGCGACCCTGATCGACACGTCGGACGTGTACGGGCCGTACACCAACGAGGAACTGGTTGGGCGGGCGCTGGTCGGTGGCCACCGGGAGCGGGCCGTCCTGGCGACGAAGGTCGGCCTGGTGGCGACCTCCCCCACCGGTGGTCCCGGCAACTCGCCGAAGATCGGCAACAACGGCCGTCCGGAGCACATCCGCGCGGCGATCGACGACAGCCTGCGCCGGCTCGGCACCGACCACGTCGACCTCTACCAGTTGCATCGGGTCGACCCGGAGGTGCCCATCGAGGACTCCTGGGGCGCGATGGCGGAGGTCGTGGCGGCGGGCAAGGCGCGGCAGATCGGGCTGTCCGAGGTGACGGTGGCCCAGATCAAGCGAGCCCAGTCGGTGCACCCGGTGGCGTCGGTGCAGTCCGAGTTGTCGCTGTGGACCCGCGACCCGCTGGCTGAGGTGCTGCCGTACTGCGCCGAGCACGGCATCGCCTTCCTGCCGTTCTCCCCGCTCGGTCGCGGTTTCCTCGCCGGCCGGTTCACCTCGTTCGACGACCTGCCCGCCGACGACTTCCGTCGTGGCCTGCCGCGTTTCCAGCAGGATGCGCTACGCGCCAACCTCGCCATCGTCGCCCGGGTCCGGGAGATCGCGGACCGGGCCGGCGTCACGTCCGCGCAGGTCGCGCTCGCCTGGGTGGTCGCCCAGGGTGACCAGGTCATTCCGATCCCCGGGACCAAGACCCCGAAGTACCTGGCGGACAACTGCGCCGCCGGCGACGTCCGACTCGGCGCCGAGGACCTGGCCGACCTGGACGCCCTGCCCGCACCCGAGGGCGGTCGCTACTGACAGCCCGGCGGCCCGGCTCCACTCAGCTGGGCCGCCGGACCGCCACGGGCGGGCCGAACCTGACCCCGACACCGGGCGAGTAGAGCACGCTGACCGGCGGGCCGACCGGTGCCGGCAGCCCGGCGGCGGCAATCAGCTCGTCGTCGAGGTGCAGCACCTCGGCCCGGTGCAGCGGCCAGCGCGGGTGCCAGTTCGGCAGGTGCAGCGTGCGCCCGTACGCCCGGGTGTGCAGCCCCCAGCGGGCGGTGACGAAATGCTCAAGGGGCGTCGGGTCGTCGACCTGCTCCCCCACCCGCACCACCATCCGGCTCGTCGTGCCCGCCGGGCCCGGCCAGCGTCGCCGGCACCGGTAGGTGAGGCGGTCACCGTCGCGGTCCATCCGCATCGACGACCAGAGGTACGGCAGCCGCAGCGTCGCCCGTGCCACCAGCACCGGCACCAGGCGGGACGCGTCGAGCGACCGGAACACGACGGCCCGCCGGCCGAGGTCGTCGACCGAGTAGAGCCGGACGTTGGTCTCCCAGAAGGTGCCGAAGTACGGCACACCGGGGCCCCGCCCGAAGCCCAGCCCCACCATCCGGAAGCCGATCAGCCCGACGTGGCTGACGCCGTCCAGCGTGTCCGGACGGGTTCCGGCCGGCAGCAGCGGTGCGACGAGCGCCGGGTCGACGGCCCAGTGCAGGAAGGTGAGGTCCTCCCAGCGCTGGCCCAGGACCGCCCAGGGGAACGACTGCCGGGGCGAGTGGTCGACCGGTTCGGGGTGCACGCTCTCATCCTCGCCCACGCCGTGGGCCGGCGTGGTCTCAGGCGTGCGGACCGACACTGACGGTGCCGATGGTCAGCGACGCGTTGCCCTCCAGGATCTCGCCGATGCGTTCGACCTCCTCCGCCAGCTCCCGTTGCCGGGCGGCGTCGAGCGTCCGCAACGGCTCGACGGTGACGCGGATCGAGCGGCCGGAGCGGCGTTGATGCCACACCCCGGCGACCACACCGTCCACCAGCAGCACCGGATAGTTGCCGGCCTGGCCACCGGCGAGCGCACGCTCGGCGGCGGCACCGGGGAAGAGCCGTTCGCGGGGGTGGCAGCCGACCGCGTACGCGTCGAAGTAGGGCAGCAGTCGCAGCCCGGACGGCCGGTCGTCGGGGAACCCGGTGTCGTCGGCGGCCACCCAGGTCCGGGTGCCCTCCACTGTCACCTCGGCCAGGTCGAGCGAGTCGAACAGCGACGTCGCCCACCCCGGGGGCACCGCCATCCACCGGGCGAACTGCGCCGGGGTGGCCGGCCCGTACGCGTACAGGTAACTGCGGACGAGTGCGGCCAGGGCGGCGGGACCGGGCATCGGCGCGAAGTCGGGCAGCCACCGGGCCGGGCTGGTGTACGTGCTGACCCGACCGCGATTCGGGCCGAAGCAGATCACTCCGCCTCGGGTGGCGGCGGTCATCGCGGCGATCCACCGAGGCCATTTGTCCTGGAACGCCTCCATGACCAGGTCACCCGCCCACGGGCCGGTGCGGGCGACAATCTCCTCGGTCAGCTCGGCGGTGGTCAGGTCGGCCTCGGCAACCGCCTCGGCAATGGCCGCGAGGACCTGCTCGGTCTGCCGGGGTGTCAGCAGGACCGCACTGCGCTCCCACGAGGGGGTCGGCAACGCGGTCAGCGCGCCGACCCACATCGGCAGGTCCGCTGCGGCGAGCAGGTGCACGGTGCCGCGCGGCCCACGGGTCTTGACCAGCGTGCGGTCCGTCCACAGAGCCCGGCGCACCAGGGCGCGGGTCGCGCCCGGCACCCGCAGCCCGATGGACAGCTCGGCGGCGGATGCGATCTGGGCGTGCGCGCCGCAGATCGTCGACACCACGTCGGCGACGCGTCCGGCGTCCGGTGCCGCCTCCGGTGCCGCGTCCACCACCGGTGTGCCGAGCCGGTGCCGCTGTAGGCGTCGAGCGGACACCTGCGCCCAGCTCAGGTCGGTCATCGCAGGCCCCTGAAGAACGCGCGGATGTCCGCCGCGTGCGCCAGCGGTTCGTCCATGGCCACGAAGTGGCTGCCCGGGTTGCCCTGCGGCCAGTGGACGATGGTGTTGTCCCGTTCGGCGAGGCGGCGCATCAGCGCGGACCCGCCGCCGTACACACCGGACGGCACCCGCCGCTGGCCGGTGGGCCAGGCGAAGCCGCCGTCGTCGGCGACGGTGAGTCGCTCGTACATGGGCCACGACGACGTTCCCGACGTGCCGGTGAACCAGTAGAGGCTCACGTTGGTGAGCAGGTGGTCCCGGTCGATGGCCTGCTCCGGCGTCGGCACCGTCATGGTGAACTCCTTGAACTTCTGCATCATCCAGGCCAGCAGCCCGACCGGCGAGTCGTTCCAGGCGTACGAGAACGTCTGCGGCGCCGCTCGCAGCAGGGCGTGATGGTCCACGCCACTGCTCATCCACTGCTGCATCTGCTCCCACTCGGCGCGTTCCGTCGCGCTCATCTCCGGCACGTCGGCGGCGGTCGGAAAGCCAAACCCACCGTCGATGTGTACGCCGACCACCTGCTCCGGCGCCACCGCCGCCACCCGCGGGGCGACGTACGCACCGAGGTCCCCGCCCTGGGTGCCGTAGCGGTGGTAGCCGAGGTTGGCCATCAGCTCGGCCCACATCCGGGCGAGCCGGTCGATCGTGAACCCGGCCGGCGGCGCCTGCGAGAAACCGTAGCCGGGCACCGACGGCACCACGAGGTGAAACGCCTGCGTGGGGTCCGCGCCGTGGGCGCGCGGGTCGGTCAGCGGGCCGATCAGCTCGGTGAACTCGACCACGGAGTTCGGCCAGCCGTGTGTCAGCAGCAACGGCAGCGCGTCCGGCTCCGGCGAGCGGACGTGCAGCAGGTGCACGTCCAAGCCGTCGATCTCGGTGACGAACTGGGGCAGGTCGTTGAGCCGCGCCTCGTGCGCCCGCCAGTCGTAACCGCTCGCCCAGTGTTCGGTCAGCTCGCGGAGGTAGTCCACCGGCACCCCGCGGCTCCAGCCGGTGCCGGGCAACGAGCGGGGCCACCGGGTGCGGGCGAGCCGGTCACTCAGGTCGTCCAGGTCCGACTGCGGTATGTCGATGCGAAATGGCGTCATGCCGGAAACGCTACGGGCCATATAGGACAGGTTCTGTCACACATCGCTGGCAAGCTGAGGTCATGTCCGACACCCCCGCCCGACTGCTGGGCCTGCTGTCGCTGTTGCAGACGCCGCGCGAGTGGCCCGGCAGCGAACTCGCCACCCGGCTCGGCGTCAGCCTGCGCACCATTCGCCGCGACGTGGAGCGACTGCGCGACCTCGGCTACCCGGTGCAGGCGACGATGGGGGCGATCGGCGGTTACCGCCTGGTGGCCGGCAAGGCGATGCCTCCGCTGTTGCTCGACGACGACGAGGCGGTGGCGATCGCTGTCGGTCTGCGCACCGCCGCCGGTCACGCGGTGGCCGGCATCGAGGAGGCCTCGGTACGGGCGCTGACAAAGCTCGAACAGGTGCTGCCGTCCCGGCTGCGGCACCGCGTCAGCGCACTCGGGGCGGCCACCGAACCGCTGCTCACCTGGGCGGGACCGACGGTCGACCCGGCGCACCTGAGCGCGCTGGCCGGCGCCGTCAACAACCGGGAGCAACTGCGGTTCACCTACCGCCGTCGTGACGGCGTGGACACCGAACGGCTCGTCGAGCCGTACAAGCTGGTGTCGGCGGGTCGACGCTGGTATCTGGTGGGCTACGACAACGACCGCGACGACTGGCGGATCTTCCGGGTCGACCGGATCACCGACCTGCGGCACACCCGGACCCGGGTCGCCGCCCGGCAACTGCCGGCGTCGGACGCCGCCTCGTTCATGACGGAGAAGCTGCTTGAGCTGACGCCCGTCTACCGGGCGGTGGTGACGCTGTACGCGCCGGTCGAGCGGATGGCGGGCCTGCTCGGTGGCGCCGGCGTCGATCTGGAGCCGATCGACGCGACCTCCTGCCGGTTGCGCAGCAACGCTGACACGCTGGAGTGGTTGGCGTGGCGCCTGCTGACTCTCGGTTGCGACGTGGAGGTGCACGAGCCGCCGGAGTTGATCGCGCACCTGCGGCAGCTCGGGGTCCGAGCCACCCGCGCCGCCAGCCCATCCACACCGTAGGACGGCCGCCGAGCCGGGGCATCGGCCCGCCGACCCGCCGTACGCTTGGTCGAGCACAAGCGTACTAAATCGGTATTTCGGGGAGGAACTGGGCGTGACGCAGAGCGACGCGGAACTGGTCGCGCTCGCGCAGGCGGGAGACGCGGCGGCACTCGGAGCGCTGCTGGCCCGGCACGAGGCCGAGATGCGGGCCGTCGCGTTGAGCGTCCTCGGTTACGGCCCGGACGCCGAGGACGCGGTGCAGGACGCCATGGTGGTGGCGCTGCGTCGCATCGGCGAGGTCCGCGACCCCGCCGCCGTCGGCGCGTGGCTGCGTGCCATCGTCCGCAACAACAGTCGGATGACCGTGCGCGGGCCCAGAGCCGTCCCGGTCGCCGAACCGGATTGGTTCGCCCGCCCCGCCGACACACCCACCCCCGAGGAGGCACTGGACCGGGGCGCGATGCGTAACTGGGTGTGGCACGCCATCGGGCAGTTGTCCGAGCCGGACCGGCTGGTCACCCTGTTGCGCTACTTCAGCGACGCGTCGTCGTACGAGCAGATCGCGGCCGTGTGCGGCGTGCCGGTCGGCACCGTCCGCAGCCGCCTCAGCCACGCCCGCCGCGCGCTAGCCGGCGGCCTCCGCGCGGCGGCGACCGCGGCGCACACCGACGTCACCGCGGCGACCGAATCGCGGTGGCGGGAGGGTCGCGACATGATCGCGACGGCGATGGGCGGCGACTTCGACCGGGTGGTTCGTGAGAGCTGGTGGCCGGACGCCGAGATGGTCGTGCCGGGCGGCCCGCGCGGCGGTCGTGACCTGGCGATCCAGGGCATGAACCGAGACCTGACAGCAGGGGTACGCCAACGGCTGCGCAACGTGGCCGCCAGCGGCGACGTGCTGATCTGGGAGACCGACCTGATCAGCCCGCCCGACGACCCGGAGCACTGCCCACCCGCGGCGCTGTGGTTGCAGGTGCTGCGCGAGGGGCGAGTGCGCCGCCTCACCCTCTTCCACCCCGTCCCGGCGCTGGTCTGAAGAAACTTCCCCGACCGAGCGAACTTTTCCTTCGTCCCGCGCATCTGGTCCGCGTCATGCGCCAGTTGCCGTGCGGGCATTCGCCGCACGGGTCTCGGAACGGGAGATAGTTCATGGGTTCCACCAGCCACGACGTCAGCGCCCTCGCACCGGGCGCCCACACCTTCACCGTCGACGGCGTTCGGCAGGTCTACCACGTCGCCGGCACCGGCCCGGTCTGTGTGGCGCACTCCGGCGGCCCCGGCATCGAGTGGGCCTACCTGCGGGCACCGAGCCTGGAAGAGCACTTCACGATGGTGTACGTCGAGCCGGTCGGCACCGGCGCCTCGGGGCGCCTCGACGACGCCGCCGACTACCGTCTCGACACGTACGTCCGGTTCCTGCACGCCGTCGTCGAGCACCTCGACGCACCCCGGGTCCACCTCCTCGGGCACTCGCACGGCGGTTTCGTCGTCCAGCGCTACGCCCTCGCACACCCGGACCGGGTCGCCGGTCTCGCCCTGTACGACACCTCACCCGTCACCGGCGCAGAGTTCTGGGCCGAGGCGATGGCCGGTCTGGCCGCGTACCCGCAGCGGCACCCGGACCGGCCGGAGGCGGCGGCGGTTCCGGCCGCCTTCGGGCAGATCGGCGCGGCGACGGACGACGAGTCGTTGGGGGCCGCCCTGCGTGCCGCCCTCCCGGTGTATTTCGCGGACTTCTGGGGCCGACAGGACGAGTTTGTCCCGTTCCAGGCCGCCGTACGCATCTGGTCGGCGCCGGCCGGCGCGCAGGACCCCACGCCCTTCGACGTACGGGACAACCTCGGCGAGATCACCGTGCCCGTCGTGGTGATCGTGGGCGCGTACGACTTCATCTGCGGTCCCCGCTGGGCCGAGCAGGCGCACGCGGGCCTCAAGGACTCACGGCTGGTCGTGCTGGAGCACAGCGGGCACTTCGGGCACATCGAGCAGCCGACGGAGTTCACCGAGGCCGTGGTGGGGCTGCTGAGCCGCTGACCCGGCACCGGCGTCGCAGCCCGAGGTCCGTTCGTCACAGCGGGCAGGCCTCGGGCTGCGCCGGCGTTGGACGGTCATAGGCTGGGCACTTTGGTGCACCGTGACGAAGAGGAGACCGCCGTGAGCCAGACCGAACGGATGGATTCCGTCGACGAGTGGAACGTGGCCGAGGACGACGGGGTCCTGGACGCCTCGGACACCCTGGACGACGACCGCGTCGGCGACCCCCTCGACACCGGCATCGTCGCCGAGGACCACTGGACGGCGGCGAACCGGTTCGGCACCACGCCGGCCGAGGAGCGGGCGGGCGAGTCCCTGGAGCAGCGCCTCACCCAGGAGGTGCCGGATGTCGACCCGTACGCCGAGGGCGGCGACGACGAGGACGAGCTGACCCGCCGGGGCTACGAGGCCGAGGCGCGCGCCGGCCGTCTCGTCGCGTACGACGAGGGCGTCCGCGAGGACGACGAGGCCGAGTCGGTGGCGTGGGACGCCGGGATCGACGCGGGTGCCGCCAGCGCGGAGGAAGCGGCGGTCCACGTGGTCGAGGACCCGGACGGCCCCGGCGACGGTCCGCTGCGCTGACGATCGTCCGAAAGCGCCGCGCTCACCATCCGTGGATGGTGAGCGCGGCGGGCGGGTTGCTCAGTGGATGACGACGGGCGTCTTGACCAGCTCGCCCTGCGGGTCGTCGAGCTGAGCCGGCTGACGTCGGCGCGGCAGCAGGGCCGCAGGGATGAACGTGAGCACGACCAGCGCGAACGCGACCCAGAACGTGGTGGCGAACGACTTGGCGGCGAAGTCGAGCCCTCGTTCGATGATGGACGGGTCCACCGGCATCTGCTGGAGCAGCTCCGGCCGCTGCTGGGAGGCGATGGCCAGCCCGGCCTCGGTGACCGGCTTGCCGCTCTCGTCCACCAGGCCGGGGATCGGCCGGGAGCCGTTCAGCTCGTTGGTGAGGATCACCGACATCACGGCAGCGCCGACCGACCCGCCGATCTGCTGGAGGATGTTGACCAGGGTGGAGCCGCGTGCCACCTCCTGAGCCTGCAACGTCCGCAACGCGGACGTCATGATCGGCATCATCGTGCCGCCCATGCCCAGGCCCATCACGAACAGCGACCCGCCGAGCAGCCAGTACGAGGTCTGCGGGTCGACCTGGGTGAAGCTGAAGAACCCGACGACGATGAGCCCCAGCGCGAACGGCACGGTGCGGCCGATCGGCACCCGGTCGGCCAACGTGCCGGCGATCGGCATGGTGATCATCGCGCCGATGCCCTGCGGGGCCATCAGCAGACCGGCCGCCAGCGTTGTCTCGCCGCGCACCTGGAGGAAGTAGCTCGGGAACAGCAGGCCGGCGCCCATGAACGCGATGATGAACACGAACAAAGTCAGCGACGCGATGGTCAGGCTGCGGTTGCGGAACAGCCGCAGGTCGAGCAGCGGGTGCCGGGGCTTGAACGAGTAGAGCACGAACGCCACCACCAGCGCGCCACCGACGAGCATCGGGGCCCAGACCTTGGCCTCGGTGAAGGTGCCCGCCTCCGGCAGCGACGAGACGCCGTAGAGGAAGAGCGCCAGGCCCGGCGAGAGCATGAGCATGCCGACGAAGTCGAACGACTCGGACGGCTCGGGGGCGTCCTTCGGCAGCGCCATCTGCGCGTAGATCAGTGCGACGACGCCGATCGGCAGGTTGATCAGGAAGATCCAGTGCCAGCTCGCGGTGTCGATCAACCAGCCGCCGAGGATCGGGCCACCGATCGGCCCGAGCAGCATCGGGATGCCGAGGACGGCCATCAGTCGGCCGATCCGGTGCGGCCCCGCCGCGCGGGTCATGATGGTCATGCCCAGCGGCATGAGCATGCCGCCGCCGAGGCCCTGAAGCACGCGGTAGCCGATCAGCTCGCCGATCGTGTCGGCCGTGGCGCACAGACCCGAGCCGATGGTGAACAGGGCCAACGCCACCATGTAGAGGCGTTTGGTGCCGAACCGGTCGGCCGCCCAACCGCTGAGCGGGATCACGGTGGCCAGGGCCAGGGTGTAGGCGGTCATCGTCCACGCGACGCGGGCGTACGACGCGTCGAACTCGCTCTGGAAGGTGGGCAGCGCCACGCTGACCACCGTCACGTCGAGGATCGACATGATCGCGCCGAGGACGACGACGCCCGCCACCTTGAGCACCGCGGCGTCGAGTTTGTCCGCTGTCGCGACGGATTGCTGTGTCACTGACTCTCCTGAAGTCGATTGAGCCGGCCAATGGTGGGCGGTGGCGGCGATGCCGCGCCGACCAGGCGCGGGGCGCGACGTGCCAGGACGACGACGCGCGCAGGCAGACTAACTGTCGGTTGTGACGATTCGCCGCCGGTTTTCGTGACCGCCGGGCCGCGTATCCGAACGGCCGTCCATTTACAGCCACTCGTCGGGGTGGCGACCAACCAGCAGAACCACCAGCCGGACGGGCAGCGGTCCGGATCAGCCCGGCCCTCGACCAGCAGCACCGAGCCGGCCAAGGTCAGGGCGACAGCAGCGTGCGGATCCTGGTCCCGCGCCTCTCCTCGCCTCGGTGGCCGGGCGGAATCAGGGCGTGCTGTGCTGGCTACCGGGGGGATCGTTCTGTGCTCGTGGTGCTCACGTTCGTCGGTGGTAGTGGTTGCGACGGGGTAGTTGTTCGGGGTCGAGCCAGGCCGGTGGGACGAATTCTGGGTGGCCGTCGCCTGCCAGGCGCACGGTCCATTCACTGTGGTGCAGGTGCCGGTGATGGTGGCCGCAGAGCAGGACGGCGTTGGTGAGGCTGGTCTGGCCGCCGTCGGCCCAGTGCTCGATGTGGTGTGCGTCGCACCAGCGCGGTGGTCGATCGCAGCCCGGGAAGGCGCAGCCACCGTCCCGCAGCACCAGGGCTCGCCGGAGGGTGCCGGTGATGAGACGGCGTTGCCGGCCGATGTCGAGTGGCTGGCCGGCTCCGCTGAGGACGGCGGGAAGGATGCCTGCGTCGCAGGCGAGTCGGCGCACGGCCTCGGGGGTGAGGTGCAGGCCGGTGTCGATAGTGCCGCTGCCCAGTTGCCGGGTCAACCCGTCGTAGCTGGTGGTGACGACGACCTGGGCGCAATCGCCGCCGTGCTCGGGCAGCTCGCCGGTGCGCAGGGCGAGGCGGCACAC
This portion of the Micromonospora zamorensis genome encodes:
- a CDS encoding cellulase family glycosylhydrolase, which translates into the protein MRALRLVTTLAVAGLLAGGVAITATPASAATAVFSVTNNWGNGYQGQITVTNDTSAQITSWRVEFDLPSSSTVSQSWNAQQSTSGSRYTFTNVSWNGTLAAGASTSFGFLVNGSGTPVNCTVNGASCAGGPPPTTPPPTTPPPTTPPPTTPPPTTPPPTTGTPVERYGQLRVCGTTMCDKTGARVQLRGISSMWLNWETAPYAENLSALTWMRDNWNLQVIRAAMGVEPAGAYLSDPAKARAQVETIINNAVTAGVYVIVDWHAHEAQNNQSQAVAFFGDLARRYGHLPNVIWEPYNEPLQVSWTNVIKPYHQAVVSAIRAADPDNIVVLGTPTWSQDVDVAAASPVTGTNLMYTLHFYSCTHGASLRAKGDAAIRAGLALFVTEWGASHADGGLDGRSCLPEAQSWIDWMKTNGISWTAWKLDVGTDTTNLLSPGAPVTGGWNNYLHGHAPFVVANMR
- a CDS encoding aldo/keto reductase; protein product: MRTTTLGSAGPEVGVIGLGCMGMSHGYDISGPRDDDTSISVIHQALDLGATLIDTSDVYGPYTNEELVGRALVGGHRERAVLATKVGLVATSPTGGPGNSPKIGNNGRPEHIRAAIDDSLRRLGTDHVDLYQLHRVDPEVPIEDSWGAMAEVVAAGKARQIGLSEVTVAQIKRAQSVHPVASVQSELSLWTRDPLAEVLPYCAEHGIAFLPFSPLGRGFLAGRFTSFDDLPADDFRRGLPRFQQDALRANLAIVARVREIADRAGVTSAQVALAWVVAQGDQVIPIPGTKTPKYLADNCAAGDVRLGAEDLADLDALPAPEGGRY
- a CDS encoding YqjF family protein, with product MHPEPVDHSPRQSFPWAVLGQRWEDLTFLHWAVDPALVAPLLPAGTRPDTLDGVSHVGLIGFRMVGLGFGRGPGVPYFGTFWETNVRLYSVDDLGRRAVVFRSLDASRLVPVLVARATLRLPYLWSSMRMDRDGDRLTYRCRRRWPGPAGTTSRMVVRVGEQVDDPTPLEHFVTARWGLHTRAYGRTLHLPNWHPRWPLHRAEVLHLDDELIAAAGLPAPVGPPVSVLYSPGVGVRFGPPVAVRRPS
- a CDS encoding winged helix DNA-binding domain-containing protein; this translates as MTDLSWAQVSARRLQRHRLGTPVVDAAPEAAPDAGRVADVVSTICGAHAQIASAAELSIGLRVPGATRALVRRALWTDRTLVKTRGPRGTVHLLAAADLPMWVGALTALPTPSWERSAVLLTPRQTEQVLAAIAEAVAEADLTTAELTEEIVARTGPWAGDLVMEAFQDKWPRWIAAMTAATRGGVICFGPNRGRVSTYTSPARWLPDFAPMPGPAALAALVRSYLYAYGPATPAQFARWMAVPPGWATSLFDSLDLAEVTVEGTRTWVAADDTGFPDDRPSGLRLLPYFDAYAVGCHPRERLFPGAAAERALAGGQAGNYPVLLVDGVVAGVWHQRRSGRSIRVTVEPLRTLDAARQRELAEEVERIGEILEGNASLTIGTVSVGPHA
- a CDS encoding epoxide hydrolase family protein, with translation MTPFRIDIPQSDLDDLSDRLARTRWPRSLPGTGWSRGVPVDYLRELTEHWASGYDWRAHEARLNDLPQFVTEIDGLDVHLLHVRSPEPDALPLLLTHGWPNSVVEFTELIGPLTDPRAHGADPTQAFHLVVPSVPGYGFSQAPPAGFTIDRLARMWAELMANLGYHRYGTQGGDLGAYVAPRVAAVAPEQVVGVHIDGGFGFPTAADVPEMSATERAEWEQMQQWMSSGVDHHALLRAAPQTFSYAWNDSPVGLLAWMMQKFKEFTMTVPTPEQAIDRDHLLTNVSLYWFTGTSGTSSWPMYERLTVADDGGFAWPTGQRRVPSGVYGGGSALMRRLAERDNTIVHWPQGNPGSHFVAMDEPLAHAADIRAFFRGLR
- a CDS encoding helix-turn-helix transcriptional regulator, which produces MSDTPARLLGLLSLLQTPREWPGSELATRLGVSLRTIRRDVERLRDLGYPVQATMGAIGGYRLVAGKAMPPLLLDDDEAVAIAVGLRTAAGHAVAGIEEASVRALTKLEQVLPSRLRHRVSALGAATEPLLTWAGPTVDPAHLSALAGAVNNREQLRFTYRRRDGVDTERLVEPYKLVSAGRRWYLVGYDNDRDDWRIFRVDRITDLRHTRTRVAARQLPASDAASFMTEKLLELTPVYRAVVTLYAPVERMAGLLGGAGVDLEPIDATSCRLRSNADTLEWLAWRLLTLGCDVEVHEPPELIAHLRQLGVRATRAASPSTP
- a CDS encoding RNA polymerase sigma factor; translated protein: MTQSDAELVALAQAGDAAALGALLARHEAEMRAVALSVLGYGPDAEDAVQDAMVVALRRIGEVRDPAAVGAWLRAIVRNNSRMTVRGPRAVPVAEPDWFARPADTPTPEEALDRGAMRNWVWHAIGQLSEPDRLVTLLRYFSDASSYEQIAAVCGVPVGTVRSRLSHARRALAGGLRAAATAAHTDVTAATESRWREGRDMIATAMGGDFDRVVRESWWPDAEMVVPGGPRGGRDLAIQGMNRDLTAGVRQRLRNVAASGDVLIWETDLISPPDDPEHCPPAALWLQVLREGRVRRLTLFHPVPALV
- a CDS encoding alpha/beta fold hydrolase, with translation MGSTSHDVSALAPGAHTFTVDGVRQVYHVAGTGPVCVAHSGGPGIEWAYLRAPSLEEHFTMVYVEPVGTGASGRLDDAADYRLDTYVRFLHAVVEHLDAPRVHLLGHSHGGFVVQRYALAHPDRVAGLALYDTSPVTGAEFWAEAMAGLAAYPQRHPDRPEAAAVPAAFGQIGAATDDESLGAALRAALPVYFADFWGRQDEFVPFQAAVRIWSAPAGAQDPTPFDVRDNLGEITVPVVVIVGAYDFICGPRWAEQAHAGLKDSRLVVLEHSGHFGHIEQPTEFTEAVVGLLSR
- a CDS encoding DUF5709 domain-containing protein, which translates into the protein MSQTERMDSVDEWNVAEDDGVLDASDTLDDDRVGDPLDTGIVAEDHWTAANRFGTTPAEERAGESLEQRLTQEVPDVDPYAEGGDDEDELTRRGYEAEARAGRLVAYDEGVREDDEAESVAWDAGIDAGAASAEEAAVHVVEDPDGPGDGPLR